From a single Xiphophorus maculatus strain JP 163 A chromosome 5, X_maculatus-5.0-male, whole genome shotgun sequence genomic region:
- the LOC111608672 gene encoding protocadherin Fat 4-like, which translates to MDGAALRRTCICLIVSVWIHVVTESPIGSTTINCGSANVEELGPVDEGYTGDVELVSGIPPGTTVRLELDIYPEHLQFLNLSFTPGETTATVHTTKPLDAEANIFFTPDRVLHYSLVCNNNLMYKNSRRLIINDINDNSPVFEKKFYSQSISESQVVNTEVLRVTALDADSTLDFSRLTYTYTPETAEFSLADSGAFTLMRPLNYSVVPKYNFIVTAMDSGGNNDTTSVEIIVDIDDLNPFFSHSLYQAVIPENQDGVLSEIKPEPIKAQDGDTGINMTITYNISSVSPVEYQANFNIDSNTGVLSVVTSFDREEMDSSEISVSIQAAQTDDPLKTADAVVSVMVEDMNDNAPEFDQSSYNVSLLVNSLANTVTDLDKNITVIRVSITDDDNDNKPEFSSSSYETSTEVKDAAMGKVVLTLRATDKDIGNNSLITYSFSEGHSPYLALDSETGEVTLTSDLVDVTEDTTLVLTAEATDHGKPPLSATALVVVNIRITSPEGVAFLNSSYNFSLKENENSGVTVGQVHASAGSDLYEVSYGLRTHEDLFSIDSSGTIFSTKELDKEEQEWYILDVEAVDTRTPPTSAVALVRIQVEDVNEPPEFSSDNYEASVVSIAEYKTPVIQVKASDPDVGDNSDPVYSLPAGNSFFEVEPTSGQLYVVSAADLGGINITMKVKATDPHGLSATTTVKVVVRGDVTTISLNKPANIVEEKIPELEEALGKTLIWTVNITQVWISGGGESRTLRASVKTLVSFVAFDGDEVVEPQDVAKKLQSESEEVRAELAKMFGNDVRFEVETGKDPPGSITGPTVVIVLGVLLGLALVGLILTVSVFTRKIKPNRRRRNSKENWVEM; encoded by the exons ATGGACGGCGCTGCTTTGCGTCGGACCTGCATCTGTCTTATTGTCTCTGTTTGGATCCATGTCGTTACTGAAAGTCCAATAG gtaGCACCACCATAAACTGTGGTTCAGCGAATGTGGAAGAACTGGGTCCTGTGGATGAAGGATATACAG GTGATGTGGAGCTGGTGTCCGGTATCCCACCTGGTACTACCGTGAGACTGGAGCTTGACATTTATCCTGAGCATCTTCAGTTTCTGAATTTGAGCTTCACACCAGGGGAAACCACAGCGACTGTTCACACCACGAAGCCGCTCGACGCCGAGGCCAATATATTCTTTACA CCTGACAGAGTTTTGCACTACAGTTTAGTGTGCAATAATAATTTGATG tacaAAAACTCCCGCAGGTTGATAATCAATGATATCAATGATAACAGTCCAGTATTTGAGAAGAAGTTTTATTCTCAAAGTATTTCAGAG AGTCAGGTTGTGAACACGGAGGTTCTGCGAGTGACAGCTCTTGATGCAGACAGCACACTTGACTTCAGCCGCCTGACATACACCTAT ACTCCAGAAACAGCAGAATTTTCCTTAGCAGACTCTGGGGCGTTTACCTTAATGAGACCTCTGAACTACAGCGTAGTACCAAAGTACAATTTTATTGTCACTGCCATG GACAGTGGTGGAAACAATGACACAACCTCAGTTGAGATCATTGTAGACATTGATGACTTAAATCCCTTTTTCAGCCACAGTCTCTACCAGGCTGTTATTCCAGAGAACCAG GACGGGGTTCTCagtgaaataaaaccagaaccaaTAAAGGCCCAAGATGGAGACACTGGAATCAACATGACGATAACATACAACATCAGTTCAG TCTCTCCTGTCGAGTACCAAGCAAACTTCAACATCGACTCCAACACCGGAGTTCTGTCTGTGGTGACGTCGTTTGACAGGGAGGAAATGGACAGCAGTGAAATCTCTGTCAGCATCCAG GCGGCCCAGACAGACGACCCTCTGAAGACCGCTGATGCTGTCGTGTCTGTCATGGTGGAAGATATGAACGACAACGCTCCAGAGTTTGATCAGTCGAGCTACAACGTCTCCCTTCTGGTGAACTCCCTCGCTAACACCGTCACTGATTTGGACAAG AACATCACCGTGATCAGAGTGAGCATCACGGACGACGACAACGACAACAAACCCGAGTTCAGTTCCAGCAGCTATGAAACCAGCACCGAGGTGAAAGACGCAGCGATGGGGAAGGTGGTGCTGACGCTGAGAGCCACCGACAAAGACATCGGAAACAACTCGCTTATCACCTACAG tttttcagaagGACATTCGCCATATTTGGCCTTAGACAGCGAAACAGGAGAAGTgactctgacctctgaccttgtTGATGTAACAGAAGACACCACACTGGTTCTGACAGCCGAGGCCACAGATCATGGCAAACCTCCGCTCAGCGCCACAG CTCTTGTGGTGGTGAACATCAGGATCACCAGTCCTGAAGGCGTGGCGTTCCTGAACTCCTCCTACAacttcagcctgaaagagaaCGAGAATTCGGGGGTCACTGTGGGGCAGGTCCACGCCTCTGCAGGAAGCGACCTGTACGAAGTTTCCTATGGACTGAGAACACACGAAGACCTGTTCTCCATCGACAGCAGTGGTACCATCTTTTCTACAAAAGAGCTGGACAAGGAGGAGCAGGAGTGGTACATCCTGGATGTGGAGGCTGTGGACACGCGGACGCCTCCCACATCAGCAGTGGCGCTG GTCAGAATTCAGGTGGAGGACGTAAACGAGCCTCCAGAGTTCTCCTCGGATAATTATGAAGCCTCTGTGGTCAGCATCGCCGAGTACAAAACCCCAGTCATCCAAGTGAAG GCCTCGGACCCGGATGTTGGGGACAATAGTGATCCGGTCTACAGTCTGCCAGCAGGAAACTCCTTCTTTGAAGTGGAGCCGACTTCAGGTCAGCTGTATGTGGTGTCAGCAGCAGATCTGGGTGGaataaacatcacaatgaaGGTGAAGGCCACAGATCCCCATGGACTTTCTGCTACAACCACAGTAAAG GTTGTGGTTCGGGGCGACGTGACGACCATCTCTCTGAATAAGCCGGCTAACATTGTGGAGGAGAAGATTCCAGAGCTGGAGGA GGCTTTAGGTAAAACTCTGATCTGGACGGTGAACATAACCCAGGTGTGGATCTCTGGTGGAGGAGAAAGTCGAACGCTGAGGGCATCGGTCAAGACTCTGGTCAGCTTCGTCGCTTTTGATGGCGATGAAGTTGTTGAACCTCAGGACGTCGCAAA GAAACTGCAGAGTGAGTCTGAAGAGGTGAGAGCGGAGCTGGCCAAGATGTTTGGAAACGATGTTCGATTTGAAGTAGAAACGGGAAAAGACCCTCCAGGCTCCATAACAGGCCCAACTGTAGTCATCGTTCTGGGGGTTTTGCTTGGCCTGGCTTTAGTGGGACTGATTCtgactgtttctgtatttacaaG gaaaatcaaaccaaacagaAGACGGAGAAATTCCAAGGAAAATTGGGTAGAG ATGTGA